Proteins co-encoded in one Thermochromatium tepidum ATCC 43061 genomic window:
- the rplK gene encoding 50S ribosomal protein L11: protein MAKKITAYIKLQVKAGEATPSPPVGPALGQHGLNIMEFCKTFNARTQDMEKGTPTPVIITVYSDRSFTFITKTPPASILLKKAVGISSGSAKPNTNKVGTVTREQLEQIAAIKMPDLTAADMDAAVRTIAGSARSMGLNVEGVN from the coding sequence ATGGCAAAGAAGATCACTGCCTACATCAAGTTGCAGGTGAAGGCCGGCGAAGCGACTCCCAGCCCGCCGGTCGGTCCTGCACTTGGTCAGCACGGCCTCAACATCATGGAGTTCTGCAAGACGTTCAATGCGCGTACGCAGGACATGGAAAAGGGCACACCAACGCCCGTGATCATCACGGTCTACTCGGATCGCAGCTTCACCTTCATCACCAAGACCCCGCCAGCCTCGATCCTGCTTAAAAAGGCCGTTGGCATCAGCAGCGGCAGTGCCAAGCCGAACACCAACAAGGTCGGAACCGTCACGCGCGAGCAGCTCGAACAGATCGCTGCCATCAAGATGCCCGATCTGACCGCCGCCGACATGGACGCCGCCGTGCGTACCATCGCCGGCAGTGCGCGGTCCATGGGTCTGAATGTCGAGGGGGTGAATTGA
- the nusG gene encoding transcription termination/antitermination protein NusG, translating into MSRRWYVIHAYSGFEGQVKRSLEERIKRAGLEDLFGQILVPTEEVVEMRGGQQRKSERKFFPGYVLVHMELTDETWHLVKNVPKVMGFIGGTGDRPAPIPDAQAEAILRRLQESGEKPRPKVIYEPGEVVHVIDGPFTDFNGVVEDVDYDKSRVKVSVLIFGRSTPVELEFSQVEKG; encoded by the coding sequence ATGTCCAGGCGTTGGTATGTCATTCATGCCTACTCGGGCTTCGAGGGGCAGGTCAAGCGTTCTCTGGAGGAGCGCATCAAGCGCGCAGGGCTCGAGGATCTATTTGGTCAAATCCTGGTGCCCACCGAGGAAGTAGTCGAGATGCGAGGCGGGCAACAGCGCAAGAGCGAACGCAAGTTCTTCCCAGGCTATGTCCTCGTTCACATGGAATTGACCGACGAGACCTGGCATCTGGTCAAAAACGTACCTAAGGTCATGGGCTTTATCGGCGGTACGGGCGATCGCCCGGCCCCCATCCCGGACGCCCAGGCCGAGGCCATCCTACGACGTTTGCAGGAAAGCGGCGAGAAACCCCGTCCAAAGGTAATCTACGAGCCGGGCGAGGTGGTGCACGTTATCGACGGTCCCTTCACCGATTTCAATGGCGTGGTCGAAGATGTCGACTATGACAAGAGTCGCGTCAAGGTCTCGGTGCTCATCTTTGGTCGTTCGACGCCGGTCGAGCTGGAATTCTCCCAGGTTGAAAAGGGGTGA
- the secE gene encoding preprotein translocase subunit SecE encodes MSSRTETGGAGLDFLKLGGAAFLLVGGILAFYYFSEVSTLLRVIVLLVISGGAAAIAFQTERGRALWQFISDSRMEVRKVVWPSRQETLQTTLVVVVMVLLLGIVLWLFDMILMSILRFLTGQGG; translated from the coding sequence ATGAGTTCACGCACAGAGACCGGCGGTGCCGGCTTGGATTTTCTCAAGCTGGGTGGTGCTGCATTCCTTTTGGTTGGCGGTATCCTGGCCTTTTATTATTTCTCCGAAGTCTCGACGCTGCTGCGCGTGATCGTGCTGCTGGTGATCAGCGGCGGGGCGGCAGCCATCGCCTTCCAGACCGAACGCGGTCGTGCGCTCTGGCAGTTCATCTCCGATTCGCGCATGGAGGTGCGCAAAGTCGTCTGGCCCTCGCGACAAGAAACCCTGCAGACGACCCTGGTGGTCGTGGTCATGGTGCTGCTCCTCGGTATCGTCCTCTGGCTATTCGACATGATCCTGATGTCGATCCTGCGATTCCTGACTGGCCAGGGGGGTTAA
- a CDS encoding UDP-glucose dehydrogenase family protein has protein sequence MDVTIFGTGYVGLVTGVCLAEVGNNVLCIDIDPHKIDLLNSGGVPIYEPGLDEMIQSNRTAGRLRFSTDAKAGVEHGLFQFIAVGTPPDEDGSADLQYVLAVARAIAEHMTEYRILVNKSTVPVGTADRVADTVREVQARLGRTVEFDVVSNPEFLKEGAAIEDFMRPDRIIVGTDNPRTAELLRALYAPFNRSHDRLMLMDVRSAELTKYAANAMLATKISFMNELSNIAEAVGADIEKVRVGIGSDPRIGYQFIYPGCGYGGSCFPKDVRALERTARGLGYEAELLRAVEAVNFRQKTVLFRKLNDYFGGELGGKTIAIWGLSFKPNTDDMREASSRVLMEALWEAGARVRAYDPVAMDEARRIYGERPDLILVNDALSALDGADALVVVTEWSQFRSPNFNAIRSRLRIPVIFDGRNILDGSLARAAGLTYVSIGRAPLKPA, from the coding sequence ATGGATGTAACGATCTTTGGTACGGGCTATGTGGGACTCGTGACGGGCGTCTGTCTGGCCGAGGTAGGCAACAACGTGCTCTGCATCGACATCGATCCGCACAAAATCGATCTACTCAACAGCGGGGGGGTGCCGATCTACGAGCCTGGACTCGACGAGATGATCCAGTCCAACCGCACGGCCGGTCGGCTGCGCTTCTCGACGGACGCCAAGGCTGGCGTCGAGCACGGACTGTTCCAGTTCATCGCCGTCGGCACACCGCCTGACGAGGACGGCTCGGCCGATCTGCAATACGTTCTGGCGGTGGCGCGTGCCATCGCCGAACACATGACCGAGTACCGCATCCTGGTCAACAAATCGACAGTGCCTGTAGGTACGGCCGACAGGGTGGCCGATACAGTGCGCGAGGTGCAGGCACGCTTGGGTCGAACGGTCGAGTTCGATGTCGTTTCTAACCCCGAGTTCCTCAAGGAAGGCGCAGCGATCGAGGACTTCATGCGTCCGGACCGTATCATCGTCGGTACCGACAATCCGCGCACGGCGGAGCTGCTGCGCGCGCTCTATGCCCCCTTCAATCGCAGTCACGACCGGCTGATGCTGATGGATGTGCGCTCCGCCGAGCTGACCAAGTACGCCGCCAACGCCATGCTGGCGACCAAGATCAGCTTCATGAACGAGTTGTCGAACATCGCCGAGGCGGTCGGCGCTGACATCGAGAAGGTGCGTGTCGGAATCGGCTCCGATCCACGTATTGGCTATCAGTTCATCTATCCAGGCTGCGGCTATGGCGGCTCCTGCTTCCCCAAGGACGTGCGTGCCCTGGAGCGCACGGCGCGCGGGCTGGGCTATGAGGCCGAGCTCTTACGGGCGGTCGAGGCCGTGAATTTCCGCCAGAAGACAGTGCTATTCAGAAAGCTCAACGACTATTTTGGCGGTGAGCTGGGGGGTAAAACCATCGCCATCTGGGGTCTATCCTTCAAGCCCAATACCGACGATATGCGCGAGGCATCCAGCCGGGTGCTGATGGAGGCGCTTTGGGAGGCTGGGGCAAGGGTCCGGGCCTATGATCCGGTAGCCATGGATGAGGCCCGGCGGATCTACGGTGAGCGCCCAGACCTGATCCTGGTCAATGACGCCCTCTCCGCCTTGGATGGCGCCGACGCACTGGTAGTCGTGACCGAATGGTCGCAATTCCGCAGTCCCAATTTCAATGCGATCCGATCCCGACTGCGCATCCCGGTCATCTTTGACGGACGCAACATCCTCGATGGATCGCTCGCCCGTGCCGCCGGCCTGACCTATGTCTCCATCGGACGCGCACCCTTGAAACCCGCCTGA